In the Victivallis sp. Marseille-Q1083 genome, one interval contains:
- a CDS encoding PEP/pyruvate-binding domain-containing protein, with amino-acid sequence MPSFERVRSGLPGFDAIVDSIRMGDNVVWQLADLEEYLFFVEPFVAQRLAEGRTVNYMRFADHPPLLTERPGVKIWPFDPPEEGFESFTVKVHEVISREGGDAFYVFDCLSDLQTAWASDLMMGNFFQVTCPYLFELNTVAFFAILRNFHSFETIARIRDTTQLLLDVFSGDGARFVHPLKVWNRYGQSMFLPHRILNAGAEMRPLTDSVEAGQFYTIMHRQGVNPVDCSLDNWDRIFLQARQELAAGRDSAGRREQLCTMLIGRDARIRSLVMSQFTIADFLQIKERMIGSGAIGGKAVGVLLARKIIENNLPEQRGRIEPHDSFYIGADVFYSFLVANGWWKLRLEQRTEQGFFSAAGKLREKIVTGSFAAGIREQFRRMLDYFGQSPIIVRSSSLLEDGFGNAFAGKYESVFCVNAASPDQRLELFEAAVRRVYASAMDDSALAYRRQRRLDKQDEQMAILVQRVSGSGYGDFFLPCAAGVGYSYNSYVWHDSIDPDSGMLRLVAGLGTRAVDRTESDYPRIVSLDAPERMPVAGDDDRARFSQKYLDVLDLRSNALVSKPLAAVAAALPDWLKTLLFEHDTAAEAFYRDAGNWREVFFCNCGKIVANPVFIQDMSMILKTLQDFYRYPVDIEFTANFSRDNHFVINLLQCRPLQIRGQGAAVAIPAVAAEKTLFALQGNTMGGGADFRIDYVINVDCAAYYEAEIGVKYQVARVIGEVNRRLGGTGSRLLLLGPGRWGTSSPELGVPVSFAEISNVAAIGEVSYDGGHIMPELSFGSHFFQDLVENAMFYAAIFENQPGCSFRPALLAAFPAAAAEVVSKAKLPPGLLTVRDTRKSGLQLKSDILTRRTVCALF; translated from the coding sequence ATGCCCAGTTTTGAACGGGTCAGGTCCGGTTTGCCGGGATTTGATGCGATTGTCGATTCGATCCGGATGGGGGACAACGTCGTCTGGCAACTGGCCGATTTGGAAGAGTATTTATTCTTCGTTGAGCCGTTCGTCGCCCAGCGGCTCGCCGAGGGGCGGACCGTCAATTACATGCGTTTTGCCGATCATCCGCCTCTGCTGACCGAACGGCCGGGCGTCAAAATCTGGCCGTTCGATCCGCCGGAGGAAGGGTTTGAGTCATTTACCGTCAAGGTCCATGAAGTGATCAGCCGCGAAGGGGGCGACGCCTTTTATGTTTTCGATTGTCTCTCCGATCTGCAGACCGCCTGGGCATCGGATTTGATGATGGGAAATTTTTTCCAGGTGACCTGTCCCTACTTGTTCGAACTCAATACCGTCGCCTTTTTTGCCATCCTGCGCAACTTTCACTCGTTTGAAACGATCGCCCGGATTCGCGACACCACCCAGTTGCTGCTGGATGTCTTCAGCGGCGACGGTGCGCGTTTTGTCCATCCGCTCAAAGTCTGGAACCGTTACGGGCAATCGATGTTCCTGCCGCACCGGATTCTGAACGCCGGCGCCGAGATGCGGCCGCTGACCGATTCGGTGGAAGCCGGGCAGTTTTATACGATCATGCATCGCCAGGGCGTCAACCCGGTCGATTGTTCCCTGGACAACTGGGACCGGATTTTCCTGCAGGCCCGGCAGGAGCTGGCGGCGGGCCGGGATTCGGCCGGCCGGCGCGAACAGCTCTGCACGATGCTGATCGGCCGGGATGCCCGGATTCGCAGCCTGGTCATGAGCCAGTTTACCATCGCCGATTTTCTGCAGATCAAAGAGCGGATGATCGGTTCCGGCGCCATCGGCGGCAAAGCGGTCGGCGTGCTGCTGGCCCGCAAAATTATCGAAAACAATTTGCCGGAACAGCGCGGCCGGATTGAGCCGCACGATTCGTTTTACATCGGCGCCGACGTCTTTTATTCCTTTCTGGTGGCCAACGGCTGGTGGAAATTGCGCCTGGAGCAGCGCACCGAGCAGGGCTTTTTCTCCGCTGCCGGCAAACTGCGGGAAAAAATCGTCACCGGCTCGTTTGCCGCCGGTATCCGGGAGCAATTCCGCCGGATGCTTGATTATTTCGGCCAGAGTCCGATCATTGTCCGGTCCAGCAGCCTGCTGGAGGATGGCTTCGGCAACGCCTTTGCCGGCAAATATGAGTCGGTATTCTGCGTCAATGCCGCGTCGCCCGACCAGCGGCTCGAACTGTTCGAGGCGGCGGTCCGGCGCGTTTATGCCAGCGCGATGGACGACTCCGCCCTGGCTTACCGCCGGCAGCGCCGGCTGGACAAACAGGACGAACAGATGGCGATCCTGGTGCAGCGGGTCTCCGGTTCCGGTTACGGCGATTTTTTCCTGCCGTGCGCGGCCGGCGTCGGTTATTCCTACAACTCTTACGTCTGGCACGATTCGATCGATCCGGATTCCGGCATGCTGCGGCTGGTCGCCGGGCTCGGCACCCGTGCCGTCGATCGGACCGAATCGGATTATCCGCGCATCGTTTCACTGGATGCGCCGGAACGAATGCCGGTGGCCGGCGATGACGACCGGGCGCGATTTTCCCAGAAATACCTTGATGTGCTCGATCTGCGGAGCAATGCGCTGGTTTCGAAACCGCTGGCAGCGGTGGCGGCCGCTTTGCCGGACTGGCTGAAAACGCTGCTTTTCGAGCACGACACCGCGGCGGAAGCGTTCTACCGCGATGCCGGCAACTGGCGGGAAGTCTTTTTCTGCAATTGCGGCAAAATCGTCGCCAATCCGGTGTTCATTCAGGACATGTCGATGATTTTGAAAACGTTACAGGATTTCTACCGCTATCCGGTCGACATTGAATTCACGGCGAATTTTTCACGGGACAATCATTTCGTCATCAACCTGTTGCAATGCCGTCCGCTACAGATCCGCGGGCAGGGGGCCGCAGTCGCTATTCCGGCGGTGGCGGCGGAAAAAACATTGTTTGCCCTGCAGGGCAATACGATGGGCGGCGGTGCGGATTTCCGGATCGACTATGTGATCAATGTCGATTGCGCCGCCTATTACGAGGCGGAAATCGGCGTCAAATACCAGGTGGCGCGGGTGATCGGCGAAGTGAACCGCCGGCTCGGCGGCACCGGCAGCCGGCTGTTGCTGCTCGGACCGGGACGCTGGGGAACCAGTTCGCCGGAACTGGGCGTGCCGGTCAGTTTCGCCGAAATCAGCAATGTCGCGGCCATCGGCGAAGTTTCCTATGACGGCGGCCATATCATGCCGGAGCTTTCGTTCGGCAGCCATTTCTTCCAGGACCTGGTGGAAAATGCAATGTTCTATGCGGCGATCTTTGAAAATCAGCCGGGTTGTTCCTTCCGGCCCGCTTTGCTGGCGGCGTTTCCGGCCGCGGCGGCGGAAGTGGTCTCCAAAGCGAAATTGCCGCCCGGTTTGCTGACTGTACGGGATACGCGGAAAAGCGGCCTGCAATTGAAATCGGACATTTTGACGCGCCGGACCGTCTGCGCCCTGTTTTGA
- a CDS encoding mechanosensitive ion channel family protein, translating into MKKVVSVLICCFCLCWAGIGENGRNAAAAGAAAAAELPVAANDDGRPARVTAANGFVQLDLTKQEDVKWFFRHKTELARFGVGFVLSVLAVFVFNFLIGRLVRFCCNRSGNNDLLVRLIVRGLFWPIGLCVFATGMRYSFEQLTFVDPENILAAKISGFFVVLSVIWALFSLGNSMCRYGETRARAKNNMMGFLLITMVRRGINVISFAILLLFILKDVLDININAILASAGVAGLAIAFAAQSTIANFFGSVMILIDHPFTVGDRVKINAVDGVVEAVGFRSTRIRSLDGNLYTLPNSTVADAVVENVTERPFIKYAFDIGLVYSTSAAQMRKACALLDEIFKRHPGFYTEKHPPVIRFTEFRDWSLNIAVVVWYDPADWGQFLIEREAVNLEILERFNAEKLEFAFPSTTNYLQQG; encoded by the coding sequence ATGAAAAAAGTTGTGTCGGTGCTGATTTGTTGTTTCTGCCTTTGCTGGGCGGGGATCGGGGAAAATGGCCGGAACGCCGCCGCGGCCGGTGCGGCAGCCGCGGCGGAACTGCCGGTCGCGGCGAATGACGACGGCCGGCCGGCCCGGGTGACGGCAGCCAACGGTTTTGTCCAGTTGGACTTGACCAAACAGGAGGATGTCAAATGGTTTTTCCGGCATAAAACGGAACTGGCCCGTTTCGGGGTCGGTTTTGTCCTGTCGGTGCTGGCGGTATTCGTGTTCAATTTTCTGATCGGCCGGTTGGTGCGCTTCTGCTGCAACCGCTCCGGCAACAATGACCTGCTGGTCCGGCTCATCGTCCGGGGCTTGTTCTGGCCGATCGGCCTGTGCGTGTTCGCCACCGGGATGCGCTACAGTTTCGAACAGTTGACTTTCGTCGATCCGGAAAACATCCTGGCGGCTAAGATATCCGGGTTCTTCGTCGTGCTCAGCGTGATCTGGGCGCTGTTCAGCCTCGGCAATTCCATGTGCCGTTACGGCGAGACCCGCGCCCGCGCCAAAAACAATATGATGGGGTTCCTGCTCATCACGATGGTGCGCCGCGGCATCAATGTAATTTCGTTTGCCATTCTGCTGCTTTTCATCTTGAAAGACGTCCTCGACATCAACATCAACGCCATCCTGGCCAGCGCCGGCGTCGCCGGGTTGGCGATTGCTTTTGCCGCGCAAAGCACCATCGCCAATTTTTTCGGTTCGGTGATGATCCTCATCGACCACCCGTTCACGGTTGGCGACCGGGTGAAAATCAACGCGGTGGACGGCGTCGTCGAAGCGGTCGGTTTCCGCAGCACCCGGATCCGGTCGCTGGACGGCAACCTTTATACCTTGCCGAACAGCACGGTTGCCGACGCGGTGGTGGAAAATGTCACCGAGCGGCCGTTCATCAAATATGCGTTCGACATCGGATTGGTTTACAGCACTTCCGCGGCGCAAATGCGGAAAGCCTGCGCGTTGCTCGATGAGATTTTCAAACGCCATCCGGGCTTCTATACCGAAAAACATCCGCCGGTGATCCGCTTTACCGAATTCCGCGACTGGTCGCTGAACATCGCCGTCGTCGTCTGGTACGATCCGGCCGATTGGGGACAGTTTCTGATCGAGCGGGAAGCGGTCAATCTGGAAATCCTCGAACGCTTCAACGCCGAAAAACTCGAATTTGCCTTCCCGTCCACCACCAATTATCTTCAGCAGGGCTGA
- a CDS encoding metallophosphoesterase, with amino-acid sequence MMKRIWLLLFLTLLLSPPAAPAGQYPLPGRDILKLESSDVRPAVLNRQWFWIAGTPAEGWQDAVPANATPVQLTKSRIDLDAVTGRQNPEGAEGVLYNEFEADEDGIMQLGIGCDWWFEAFCNGIPCYTTFPGGNDSPAYVPADHPFLIPVKAGRNRLAVRVRRGSQSWQFACGMAPFRLPEMAAIQYGPWLSNPDAGRMSIRFGTAGHIGSGIEFRRHGGSDDWQCRWDQRHGQILRRKFHAIHLPNLEEGARYDYRVVMIDPDQPEQKLYGDTHPFRVPDSRQTDFSFFFTADLQFPPEQQLETLDRLLAAAGGENCDFLVFGGDIGSNFDSIENDLLKLSISRLVEHGGAERPLVMLRGNHELRGKEADRFLDYFGTPEGHSYDIFRFGDTAFLMLDAWEDKPAASQEAAYCKYNLDELFFQEQEAFLAEALASEKWLSAKRHIVLAHGAPYSHNEDYMPQMLRKLTNPYFGGQTPPHRLNLWLAAHTHRYSRSIPGTNIIAAPEAPPRPQRDGENYRYPVMTGAGPSPYRLQASAFRIDATADKLTVSAFAPDGNCFDKVEIANDGTITELLPLPHFGQQEKLD; translated from the coding sequence ATGATGAAACGGATTTGGTTGCTGTTGTTCCTCACGCTGTTGCTGTCGCCGCCCGCCGCCCCGGCCGGGCAGTATCCTTTGCCCGGCCGGGATATCTTGAAACTGGAAAGCTCGGATGTACGGCCGGCAGTGTTGAATCGGCAATGGTTCTGGATTGCCGGCACGCCGGCCGAAGGCTGGCAGGACGCCGTGCCGGCCAACGCGACACCGGTACAGTTGACGAAAAGCCGCATCGATCTCGACGCCGTCACCGGCCGGCAGAATCCGGAAGGGGCCGAAGGGGTTCTCTACAACGAATTTGAAGCCGATGAAGACGGCATCATGCAGCTCGGCATCGGCTGCGACTGGTGGTTCGAAGCCTTCTGCAACGGCATTCCGTGCTATACCACCTTTCCCGGCGGCAACGATTCCCCGGCTTATGTGCCGGCGGACCATCCATTCCTTATCCCGGTCAAAGCCGGCAGAAACCGACTGGCGGTCCGGGTCCGGCGGGGCAGCCAGAGCTGGCAGTTCGCCTGCGGGATGGCTCCGTTCCGCCTGCCGGAAATGGCGGCAATCCAGTACGGGCCCTGGCTCAGCAATCCCGACGCCGGCAGAATGAGCATCCGTTTCGGCACCGCCGGCCACATCGGTTCCGGGATCGAATTCCGCCGGCACGGCGGCAGCGACGACTGGCAATGCCGGTGGGATCAGCGCCACGGCCAGATCCTGCGCCGGAAATTTCACGCGATCCACCTTCCTAATCTCGAGGAAGGCGCCCGCTACGACTACCGGGTGGTCATGATTGATCCGGACCAGCCGGAACAGAAACTTTATGGCGACACCCATCCCTTCCGCGTTCCCGATTCCCGACAGACCGATTTCAGTTTCTTCTTCACCGCCGATCTGCAGTTTCCGCCGGAGCAGCAACTGGAAACACTCGACCGGCTGCTGGCCGCCGCCGGCGGCGAAAACTGCGATTTCCTCGTCTTCGGCGGTGACATCGGTTCAAATTTCGACAGCATCGAAAACGATCTGCTCAAACTGTCGATCAGCCGCCTGGTCGAACACGGCGGCGCCGAACGGCCGTTGGTCATGCTGCGCGGCAACCATGAATTGCGCGGCAAGGAAGCGGACCGCTTTCTCGATTACTTCGGTACGCCGGAAGGGCATTCCTACGATATTTTCCGCTTCGGCGACACCGCATTCCTGATGCTTGACGCCTGGGAGGACAAACCCGCCGCCAGCCAGGAAGCCGCTTACTGCAAATACAATCTCGACGAGTTGTTTTTCCAGGAGCAGGAAGCATTTCTGGCCGAGGCGCTCGCGTCCGAGAAGTGGCTCTCCGCCAAACGCCATATCGTCCTCGCCCACGGCGCGCCTTATTCCCACAACGAGGACTACATGCCGCAGATGCTGCGGAAACTGACCAATCCGTACTTCGGCGGGCAAACGCCGCCGCACCGCCTGAATCTCTGGCTCGCCGCCCACACCCATCGCTATTCGCGCAGCATTCCGGGCACCAATATTATCGCCGCGCCGGAAGCGCCTCCCAGGCCGCAGCGGGACGGGGAAAATTACCGCTATCCGGTGATGACCGGAGCCGGGCCGTCGCCTTATCGGCTTCAGGCCTCCGCTTTTCGGATCGACGCGACGGCAGACAAGCTCACCGTCAGCGCCTTTGCGCCGGACGGCAACTGCTTCGACAAAGTCGAGATCGCCAATGACGGCACCATCACCGAGCTGCTCCCGCTGCCGCATTTCGGTCAGCAGGAAAAACTGGACTGA